A part of Caviibacter abscessus genomic DNA contains:
- a CDS encoding nitroreductase family protein yields the protein MDILEAIKNRKSIRQFTGEHVKEEDLKAILELASRAPSSVNGQQVSLVYTTDKEKIAKIAELAGGQAQVKNSDVFITIIGDFYRASTYLDSKGLSLKDNESELKNIASVDAGIMVYLLNMAAMAYGYGSTIIGGIKQASKEISELLELPEHTYVMVGITLGVPTKESLEGTLKPRICSKAFAMKDKYDREAQKNAISEYEVKLDEWFKSIGVSQPLFGDVIKRFYSK from the coding sequence ATGGATATATTGGAAGCTATAAAAAATAGAAAATCAATAAGACAATTTACAGGTGAACACGTAAAAGAAGAAGATTTAAAAGCAATTTTAGAATTGGCAAGTAGAGCACCAAGCTCGGTAAATGGACAACAAGTTAGTTTAGTATATACAACAGATAAAGAAAAAATCGCTAAAATAGCTGAATTAGCTGGTGGACAAGCTCAAGTTAAAAATAGTGATGTATTTATTACAATTATTGGTGATTTTTATAGAGCATCAACTTATTTAGATTCAAAAGGATTAAGTTTAAAGGATAATGAATCTGAACTTAAGAATATAGCATCTGTAGATGCTGGAATAATGGTTTATTTACTGAATATGGCAGCAATGGCATATGGTTATGGTTCTACTATTATTGGAGGTATAAAGCAAGCTTCAAAAGAAATATCTGAGTTATTAGAATTACCGGAACATACATATGTAATGGTAGGAATAACTTTAGGTGTACCAACAAAAGAATCTTTAGAAGGAACTTTAAAACCTAGAATATGTTCTAAGGCTTTTGCAATGAAAGATAAATATGATAGGGAAGCACAAAAAAATGCGATTTCAGAATATGAAGTTAAACTTGATGAATGGTTCAAGTCTATTGGTGTTTCACAACCGTTATTTGGTGATGTTATTAAAAGATTTTATAGTAAATAA
- a CDS encoding M13 family metallopeptidase: MSINRELIKDDLYQAVNGEWLKTAVIPDDKPSTGGFNDLVTEIETKLIKEFNELKNTDNDQMNEFLKFYEIIKDVKKRDLDGVGSALDIIKNIENTNSYEELQKKLKDFILMDLPLPFNFSIYADMSEATRNVLYLDPAGIILPDKTYYGTENEKVLIDKYSEMVRLLLSKFNYNKEQIEKLLSDTIKFDSLIYPNVKSSEESADYVKMNNPRTLEEVANYSNVIDFKALIKELVGENPEKIIVTEPVFFEHFNEIVTKETFEILKSWLIVKTALGFSNFLTEEIREIGSIYSKYLSGIDKILSVEKFAYYFATKVYSQVISVYYGTKHFGEKAKKDVYDMVTSMIEVYKKRLANNTWLNEKTSKSAIKKLESLEILVGYPDTYKNIYKKLIVDETKSFFENNMTFTKIMTEYSLSKWNKPVDRKEWGMSSNTVNAYYSPTDNLICFPAAILQAPFYSLDQSKSANYGGIGSVIGHEISHAFDNNGSKFDENGNINNWWTEEDYKTFDNLAKNMIAQFDGLDFAGHKVNGTLTVSENIADAGGLSCSLEALKNHKEYNLEEFFINFAKIWCRKARQQYMELLLKTDVHAPGELRANIQPRNLDDFYETFGVKEGDKMFMPKDKRVNIW, translated from the coding sequence ATGAGTATAAATAGAGAATTAATAAAGGATGATTTATATCAAGCGGTAAATGGAGAATGGTTAAAAACAGCAGTTATACCTGACGATAAACCATCAACAGGAGGATTTAACGATTTAGTAACAGAAATTGAAACTAAATTAATAAAAGAGTTCAATGAATTAAAAAATACAGATAATGACCAAATGAACGAGTTTTTAAAATTTTATGAAATTATAAAAGATGTAAAAAAACGTGATTTAGATGGTGTTGGATCTGCACTTGATATTATTAAAAATATAGAAAATACTAATTCATATGAGGAATTGCAAAAAAAATTAAAAGATTTTATACTTATGGATTTACCTTTACCATTTAATTTTTCAATATATGCAGATATGAGTGAAGCAACAAGAAATGTACTTTATTTGGATCCAGCAGGAATAATTTTACCAGATAAAACTTATTATGGTACTGAAAATGAAAAAGTTTTAATTGACAAATACAGCGAAATGGTAAGATTGTTATTATCTAAATTTAACTATAACAAAGAACAAATTGAAAAATTGTTATCAGATACTATAAAATTTGATTCATTAATTTATCCTAACGTTAAAAGTTCAGAAGAATCAGCAGATTATGTTAAAATGAATAATCCAAGAACTCTTGAAGAAGTAGCAAACTATTCTAATGTAATTGATTTTAAAGCATTAATAAAAGAGTTAGTTGGAGAAAACCCAGAAAAAATAATAGTAACAGAGCCTGTTTTCTTTGAACACTTTAATGAAATTGTAACAAAAGAAACTTTTGAAATCTTAAAATCTTGGTTAATAGTAAAAACAGCACTTGGATTTAGTAATTTCCTTACAGAAGAAATTCGTGAAATTGGCAGCATTTATAGTAAATATTTATCAGGAATTGACAAAATTTTATCAGTTGAAAAATTTGCTTATTATTTCGCAACAAAAGTATATAGCCAAGTTATAAGTGTTTACTATGGTACTAAACATTTTGGAGAAAAAGCAAAAAAGGATGTTTATGATATGGTAACAAGTATGATTGAGGTTTATAAAAAAAGACTTGCAAATAATACTTGGTTAAATGAAAAAACATCAAAAAGTGCTATTAAAAAATTAGAATCTCTTGAAATCCTTGTTGGATATCCTGATACATATAAGAATATTTATAAGAAATTAATAGTTGATGAAACAAAAAGCTTTTTTGAAAATAATATGACTTTTACAAAAATAATGACAGAATACTCATTATCAAAATGGAATAAACCTGTTGATAGAAAAGAATGGGGTATGAGTTCAAATACAGTAAATGCTTATTATAGTCCTACAGATAATTTAATCTGTTTTCCAGCAGCAATACTTCAAGCACCTTTTTATAGCTTAGACCAATCAAAGAGTGCAAATTATGGTGGTATAGGTTCAGTAATAGGACATGAAATATCACATGCTTTTGATAATAACGGAAGTAAATTCGATGAAAATGGAAATATTAATAACTGGTGGACAGAAGAAGATTACAAGACATTTGATAATCTTGCAAAAAATATGATAGCTCAATTTGACGGATTAGATTTTGCAGGACATAAGGTAAATGGAACTTTAACTGTTTCAGAAAATATTGCTGATGCAGGAGGATTAAGCTGCTCACTTGAGGCACTTAAAAATCATAAAGAATATAATTTAGAAGAATTTTTCATTAATTTTGCTAAAATATGGTGTAGAAAAGCAAGACAACAATATATGGAATTATTACTTAAAACAGATGTACATGCACCTGGAGAATTAAGAGCAAATATTCAACCAAGAAATCTTGATGATTTCTATGAAACTTTCGGAGTAAAAGAAGGAGATAAAATGTTTATGCCGAAAGATAAGAGAGTAAATATTTGGTAA
- a CDS encoding alpha-amylase family glycosyl hydrolase, with product MELFIVKDNKPYKKVDLVGINDRDIYKWLNVEKGAYSFYIVHDNKRQNVTYTHTAPFVKNFEAFLDETNIPRMITGFQNGIDILIEINLNFKEFKLFKTKFTKLNFNLKNHINNKIQKLEIAGSFNNWIPDEEPVIIKNETEAEVVLNLKNGYYEYKYIINGMWEDGGNRTLIVGENGKLFPKGQLGTGVFSYDAFDENTEIKAISHKINKISNTEYEFTLRTQINDVSRAYISIIENDGIEQVMELERLSDTTNQFDYFKRHVVFDDSTGDFSIIYILEDGNQKAYFNGDKLSYKCNIDRIKVDKISDMELFYIPSWTKEAIWYNIFPERFYNANVYNDPIFNEFGPESFGINILHEHNFIQDYKWRVNNVQLSKFDRNRWTSDFSDRTSWEKLGEQGLSYSLKYARMYGGDIQGIKEKIPYLKELGVNAVWLNPVFFSYQNHKYGANDFRHISPDFGTIRTSGSKHNVYVNENNKTYIDVLGTQAKNNSELKLLEVNLSGENQGKNGYFETQDPKTWVWTESDLIMVDLIKELHQNGIRVIFDGVFNHSSDRHWSFNLALAQGPTSPYASWYKFLSFNNHIPITADMDEKKAYETLIHNKNNAEYIGWAGVQTLPEFDTFNVEYKEYIFNIVRKWMYGPDGVASDDFTFDDGIDGFRLDVPNCLENQDFWSEFREVVKSAKKDAYITAEIWGNASSDVNNTKFDAVMNYEWLKTTVGYFINHSKEWGTCYKLKAQDFFNELREKRTWYPYQALQAMQNLNGSHDTDRLYSRIVNDALGRNMEEGKQLEKGYNGIRPDLASIYHPNTNIDWINSKIKPKQILKLISVFQMTYIGAPMLYYGDEVGMWGATDPYCRKPMLWDEFLYDNEKNPSYINRGEIYEQEPDLELFAWYKKIISIRKKNKVLVYGKFKELFFDNDKDVIAYERYDKNTSIIVIINNSFDEQNVSFNVYHKNKEMIDLLSNNKIKIGIEGELNITLKGKKAVILKIKK from the coding sequence GTGGAACTTTTTATTGTAAAAGATAATAAGCCATATAAAAAGGTAGATCTTGTAGGAATTAATGATAGAGATATATATAAATGGTTAAATGTTGAAAAAGGTGCATATTCTTTTTATATAGTACATGACAATAAAAGACAAAACGTTACGTATACACATACAGCACCTTTTGTAAAAAACTTTGAAGCATTTTTAGATGAAACAAATATTCCAAGAATGATAACGGGATTTCAAAATGGCATAGATATTTTAATTGAAATTAATTTAAATTTTAAAGAATTTAAACTATTTAAAACAAAGTTTACAAAATTAAATTTTAATTTGAAAAATCATATTAACAATAAAATACAAAAATTAGAAATAGCTGGAAGTTTTAATAATTGGATACCGGATGAAGAGCCTGTAATAATAAAAAATGAAACAGAAGCTGAAGTAGTATTAAATTTAAAAAACGGATATTATGAATATAAATATATAATAAATGGAATGTGGGAAGACGGGGGCAACAGAACATTAATTGTTGGAGAAAATGGTAAACTTTTTCCTAAAGGTCAATTAGGTACAGGAGTATTTTCATATGATGCTTTTGATGAAAATACTGAAATAAAAGCAATATCACATAAAATAAATAAAATATCAAATACTGAATATGAATTTACTTTAAGAACACAAATAAATGACGTTTCAAGAGCATATATAAGTATAATTGAAAATGATGGCATTGAGCAAGTAATGGAGCTTGAAAGATTATCAGATACTACAAATCAATTTGACTATTTTAAAAGACATGTAGTTTTTGATGATTCAACAGGAGATTTCAGTATTATATATATCTTAGAAGATGGAAATCAAAAAGCATATTTTAATGGAGATAAATTAAGCTATAAATGTAATATAGATAGAATAAAAGTTGATAAAATTTCAGATATGGAACTTTTTTACATACCATCTTGGACTAAAGAAGCTATATGGTATAATATATTTCCTGAAAGATTTTATAATGCTAATGTATATAATGATCCAATATTTAATGAGTTTGGACCTGAAAGTTTTGGAATAAATATTTTACATGAACATAATTTTATACAAGACTATAAGTGGAGAGTTAATAATGTCCAACTATCTAAGTTTGATAGAAACAGATGGACTTCAGATTTTAGTGATAGAACAAGTTGGGAAAAATTAGGAGAACAAGGTTTAAGCTATAGTCTTAAGTATGCTCGTATGTATGGAGGAGATATACAAGGAATAAAAGAAAAAATACCTTATTTAAAAGAATTGGGTGTAAATGCTGTTTGGCTTAATCCTGTATTTTTCTCATATCAAAATCACAAATATGGTGCAAATGACTTTAGACATATTTCACCTGATTTTGGAACTATAAGAACATCAGGAAGTAAACATAATGTTTATGTTAATGAAAATAACAAAACATATATAGATGTATTGGGGACACAAGCAAAAAATAACAGTGAATTAAAACTTTTAGAAGTAAATTTAAGTGGTGAAAATCAAGGTAAAAATGGATATTTTGAAACACAAGATCCAAAAACTTGGGTATGGACAGAATCAGATTTAATAATGGTAGATTTAATAAAAGAGCTACATCAAAATGGTATAAGAGTAATATTTGATGGTGTATTTAATCATAGCAGTGATAGACATTGGAGCTTTAATTTAGCTTTAGCACAAGGTCCAACATCTCCATATGCAAGTTGGTATAAGTTTTTATCATTTAATAATCACATACCAATAACTGCTGATATGGACGAAAAAAAAGCTTATGAAACACTTATACATAATAAAAATAACGCGGAATATATTGGTTGGGCAGGAGTACAAACTCTACCAGAATTTGACACATTTAACGTGGAATATAAAGAATATATATTTAATATTGTAAGAAAATGGATGTATGGTCCTGATGGCGTTGCAAGCGATGATTTTACTTTTGATGATGGGATAGACGGATTTAGACTTGATGTTCCGAATTGTCTTGAAAATCAAGATTTTTGGAGTGAATTTAGAGAAGTAGTTAAATCTGCAAAAAAAGATGCATACATAACGGCTGAAATATGGGGAAATGCAAGTTCAGATGTTAATAATACAAAATTTGATGCAGTAATGAATTATGAATGGTTAAAAACTACTGTTGGATATTTTATTAATCATTCAAAAGAATGGGGAACTTGTTATAAATTAAAAGCACAAGATTTTTTCAATGAGCTTCGTGAAAAAAGAACATGGTACCCTTATCAAGCATTACAAGCAATGCAAAATTTAAATGGTTCACATGATACGGATAGACTTTATTCAAGAATTGTAAATGATGCTTTAGGTAGAAATATGGAAGAAGGTAAGCAACTTGAAAAAGGATATAACGGAATAAGACCAGATCTAGCTTCTATATATCATCCAAATACGAATATAGACTGGATAAATAGTAAAATTAAACCTAAACAAATATTAAAATTAATATCTGTGTTCCAAATGACATACATAGGAGCTCCTATGCTTTATTATGGAGATGAAGTAGGTATGTGGGGAGCAACAGATCCTTATTGTAGAAAACCTATGTTATGGGATGAATTTTTATATGATAATGAAAAAAATCCGTCATATATAAATAGGGGAGAAATATATGAGCAAGAGCCTGATTTAGAGCTTTTTGCATGGTATAAAAAAATAATATCAATAAGAAAGAAAAATAAAGTTTTAGTTTATGGAAAATTCAAAGAACTATTCTTTGATAATGATAAAGATGTAATAGCCTACGAAAGATATGATAAAAATACATCTATAATAGTAATAATAAATAATTCATTCGATGAACAAAACGTTTCTTTCAATGTGTATCATAAAAATAAAGAAATGATCGATTTATTATCAAATAATAAGATAAAAATAGGTATTGAAGGTGAACTTAACATAACATTAAAAGGCAAAAAAGCAGTTATATTAAAAATAAAAAAATAG
- a CDS encoding glucose-6-phosphate isomerase has product MKLNYTYTRNFIKESEITAIKPFVEKANEILESGTGAGFDFLGWIDLPTNYGKEEFSRIKKAAEKIRKDSQALVVIGIGGSYLGARAAIEFIKPTGYNQVEKPEIYFVGTNISGNYLSDIINLVKDKDFSINVISKSGTTTEPAIAFRIFKKLLEEKYGQEEAAKRIYATTDKSRGALKTLATQKGYETFVVPDNVGGRFSVLTAVGLLPIACAGIDIDALMNGAADASYDMKKDFCNNPSMQYAAIRNILYRKGREIEIFVNYEPRLHYISEWLKQLFAESEGKDFKGIYPTSADFSTDLHSIGQAIQEGKRTMFETVISIDSPEHEIVIEKDDEDLDGLNFLAGKTVDYVNKMAAKGVMLAHVDGQVPNIEVSIEKADAYNLGYLFYFFEKTVGISGYLNGVNPFDQPGVEAYKKNMFALLEKPGYEEETKKILKRLEEEK; this is encoded by the coding sequence ATGAAGTTAAATTATACTTATACAAGAAATTTTATTAAAGAAAGTGAAATTACAGCAATTAAACCTTTTGTAGAAAAAGCAAATGAGATATTGGAAAGTGGAACAGGAGCTGGATTTGATTTTTTAGGTTGGATAGATTTACCTACAAATTATGGTAAAGAAGAATTTAGTAGAATAAAAAAAGCAGCTGAAAAAATAAGAAAAGATTCTCAAGCTTTAGTAGTTATAGGTATAGGAGGATCATATTTAGGTGCAAGAGCTGCTATTGAATTTATAAAACCTACAGGATACAACCAAGTGGAAAAACCTGAAATATACTTTGTAGGAACAAATATTAGTGGTAATTATTTATCAGATATAATAAATTTAGTTAAAGATAAAGATTTTTCAATCAATGTAATTTCTAAATCAGGAACAACGACAGAACCTGCTATTGCATTTAGAATATTTAAAAAATTATTAGAAGAAAAATATGGTCAAGAAGAAGCTGCAAAAAGAATTTATGCAACAACAGATAAATCACGTGGGGCTTTAAAAACACTTGCGACACAAAAAGGTTATGAAACATTTGTTGTACCTGATAATGTTGGAGGAAGATTTTCAGTATTAACAGCAGTTGGATTATTGCCTATTGCTTGTGCAGGAATAGATATTGATGCTTTAATGAATGGTGCAGCAGATGCAAGTTATGATATGAAAAAAGATTTTTGTAATAATCCTTCTATGCAATATGCTGCAATTAGAAATATTTTATATAGAAAAGGTAGAGAAATTGAAATATTTGTAAATTATGAACCAAGACTTCATTATATCTCAGAATGGTTAAAACAATTATTTGCTGAATCTGAAGGAAAAGATTTTAAAGGTATTTATCCAACTTCTGCTGACTTTTCAACAGATTTACACTCAATAGGTCAAGCAATACAAGAAGGTAAGAGAACTATGTTTGAAACTGTAATATCAATAGACAGTCCTGAACATGAAATAGTTATAGAAAAAGATGATGAAGATTTAGATGGATTAAACTTTTTAGCAGGAAAAACTGTTGATTATGTAAATAAAATGGCAGCTAAAGGAGTAATGCTTGCACATGTTGACGGACAAGTGCCTAATATTGAAGTATCTATTGAAAAAGCAGATGCGTATAATCTTGGATATTTATTCTATTTCTTTGAAAAAACAGTAGGAATATCAGGATATCTAAATGGAGTTAATCCGTTTGATCAACCGGGAGTAGAAGCATACAAGAAAAATATGTTTGCACTTCTTGAAAAACCTGGTTACGAAGAAGAAACTAAAAAAATATTAAAACGTTTGGAAGAGGAAAAATAG
- the mnmG gene encoding tRNA uridine-5-carboxymethylaminomethyl(34) synthesis enzyme MnmG, whose amino-acid sequence MEQFDVIVVGAGHAGVEAALASARLGAKTALFSIYLNTIAMMSCNPSIGGPGKSHLVSEIGILGGQMATHIDKYNLQLKHLNHTKGLAARITRAQADKYWYRIKMREVLEHQENLSIIQGNVSELLVSENKVYGIVDELGVKYMAKAVILCTGTFLNGQYIIGDVKYSSGRVGEVASVDLPTSLQKLGIELDRYQTATPPRLLKSSIDFSKMTKLYGEKDPRYFSYETQQKEENPLPTYLTYTTKQTIEVAKELLKYSPIVTGIVSTKGPRHCPSLDRKVMNFPDKYDHQIFLEQESIESDEIYVNGFTTAMPPFAQEKMLHTISGLENAKIVRYGYAIEYDYIPAHQLNYTMESKIVEGLYTAGTINGTSGYEEAAAQGFIAGVNAVRKIKGLDEIIIRRNEGYIGVLIEDIITKKTPEPYRVLPSRAEYRLTLRQDNTFLRLLEISKKIGLLNKEEIEKLEKISKDIDDEIARLKEIKIYPSQSTNEKLDKILKGASQSGVVSAFEFLARQEINYDNLSNFIETKKLHTLAIEQIEINAKYRVFIEREKEQIEKFKKLENTPIPENFNYDKIQGLSNIARSSLSYHKPKTVGQANRISGVTYNDIVLLVAGLK is encoded by the coding sequence ATGGAACAATTTGATGTAATAGTTGTAGGAGCAGGACATGCAGGTGTTGAGGCTGCCCTTGCAAGTGCCAGATTGGGAGCCAAAACAGCACTTTTTAGTATTTATTTAAATACTATAGCTATGATGAGCTGTAACCCATCAATAGGCGGTCCAGGTAAAAGCCATTTAGTAAGTGAAATTGGTATACTTGGCGGACAAATGGCAACGCATATAGATAAATATAATTTACAGCTGAAACACTTAAATCATACGAAGGGACTAGCAGCAAGAATAACTAGAGCTCAAGCAGATAAATATTGGTATAGAATAAAAATGAGAGAAGTTTTGGAACATCAGGAAAATCTATCTATAATTCAAGGAAATGTATCAGAACTTTTAGTTTCTGAAAATAAAGTATATGGAATTGTTGATGAACTTGGTGTTAAATATATGGCAAAAGCGGTTATACTTTGTACCGGAACATTTTTAAATGGTCAATATATAATTGGAGATGTTAAATATAGTTCAGGTCGTGTTGGAGAAGTTGCAAGTGTAGATTTACCGACATCTCTTCAAAAACTTGGAATAGAACTTGATAGATATCAAACAGCCACACCTCCAAGACTTTTAAAATCATCAATAGATTTTAGTAAAATGACAAAACTTTATGGAGAAAAAGATCCAAGATATTTTTCTTATGAAACACAGCAAAAAGAAGAAAATCCATTGCCAACATATCTTACTTATACTACAAAACAAACTATTGAAGTAGCAAAAGAATTACTTAAGTATTCTCCTATAGTAACGGGGATAGTAAGTACAAAAGGACCAAGACATTGCCCGTCTCTAGATAGAAAGGTTATGAATTTTCCTGATAAATATGATCATCAAATCTTTTTGGAACAAGAAAGTATTGAAAGTGATGAAATATATGTAAATGGATTTACAACGGCAATGCCACCATTTGCACAGGAAAAAATGTTACATACAATATCAGGGCTTGAAAATGCTAAAATTGTAAGATATGGTTATGCAATAGAATATGACTATATTCCAGCACATCAGTTAAATTATACGATGGAATCAAAAATAGTAGAAGGACTTTATACCGCTGGAACTATAAATGGAACAAGTGGATATGAAGAAGCGGCAGCACAAGGATTTATTGCCGGAGTAAATGCAGTAAGAAAAATTAAAGGTCTAGATGAAATAATAATAAGAAGAAATGAAGGATATATTGGAGTTTTAATAGAAGATATTATAACAAAAAAGACGCCTGAACCTTATAGAGTATTGCCATCAAGGGCAGAATATAGACTTACTTTAAGACAGGATAATACTTTTTTAAGACTTCTTGAAATTTCTAAAAAAATTGGTCTTTTAAATAAAGAAGAAATTGAAAAGTTAGAAAAAATATCAAAAGACATTGATGACGAAATAGCACGATTAAAAGAAATTAAAATTTACCCAAGTCAAAGTACAAATGAAAAATTAGATAAAATATTAAAAGGAGCATCTCAAAGCGGTGTAGTAAGTGCTTTTGAGTTTTTAGCAAGACAAGAAATAAACTATGATAATTTATCTAATTTTATTGAAACAAAAAAATTACATACTTTAGCAATAGAACAAATAGAAATAAATGCAAAATATAGGGTATTTATAGAAAGAGAAAAAGAACAGATAGAAAAGTTTAAAAAACTTGAAAATACACCAATACCTGAAAACTTTAATTATGATAAAATACAAGGTTTAAGTAATATTGCAAGATCAAGCCTTAGTTATCATAAACCCAAAACAGTAGGACAAGCAAATAGAATAAGCGGTGTTACATATAACGATATAGTGTTACTTGTAGCGGGGTTAAAATAA
- a CDS encoding cyclic nucleotide-binding domain-containing protein, whose translation MYNLVMFTNDKYRLLKFLYDNQIQVKKDKYIPLSQQEIADMLHISKMKANGIIKELKLNDCIGVYKSIKGKYIITKKGLEIINIIEEKLENE comes from the coding sequence ATGTATAATTTAGTTATGTTTACCAATGACAAATACAGATTATTAAAATTTCTATATGATAATCAAATACAAGTAAAAAAAGACAAATATATTCCATTATCACAACAAGAAATTGCAGATATGTTACATATTTCAAAAATGAAAGCAAATGGAATTATTAAAGAATTAAAATTAAATGATTGTATTGGTGTATATAAATCAATAAAAGGAAAGTATATTATTACTAAAAAAGGATTAGAAATTATAAACATCATTGAAGAAAAATTAGAAAATGAATAA